The following DNA comes from Cryptococcus deuterogattii R265 chromosome 2, complete sequence.
TGGTGTTATTGGGTAACAGCAATATGGAATGCGGCCGCATTCCTATtatgcttcttcttcatgccAGAGACTCTAGCCCCCGCCTTGCTCAAATTTAAGGCGATTAACTACCGGAAAGCCACCGGCGAGCATATATGGAGGGCACccattgaagatgagagtaTGAGAAATTTGACTATCAAGTATTTGCAGCGACCCTTCAAGATGCTGGCGATAGAACCTGTCGTCCAATTCTTTGTGGCGTATCTACTCGGTATGTGCTGGATTATCTCCTGCTGGATCGgcttcttttgctgatgCCATTACAGTTGTATATATTGTCCTTTACGGTTACTTTGATGCCTACCCCCTCATCTTTGGCCAGCATGGCATTTCAGGCGGTAAAGGAGGGCTCATGTTCGTGCCTGTCATAATCGGCTTTCTGATTCTTCTTGGTATAAACTTCGTCCACTTTGAGCGCTACAAGGGATTGGCTGAGGATGCGAAGAGGGGGATTGAAAGGAGAGGTATACATGAGGGTCGAGTTGAGCCAGAAGAGAGATTAGTGCCTCGTAAGTTCTGCAGGATTGCAATAAACCTTGCTGACGAGGCGGTTAGTCATGGGCTGTGCCGTCTTTTTCCCTGTCGGAATGTTCTGGTTTGCTTGGACCTCTGGTCTCCAATTCAACTTCTGGGTTCCCATGATGAGGTAAATGGTGTTTCCAGGGGTGCGGATATCCGACTGACACTGTTTCAGTGGTTTAATCTTCGGTATCGGTCTTTTGTCCATCTTCCAAGGAGCTACTCAGTATATGATCGACGCCTACGGGCCGACGGCTGCCTCGGCTGTGTGTACTGTTGTTATCTTCCTTACTGAATACAGCTAACCGCTTTGCTAAGCTTGCGGGTTCAACGCTTGTCCGATATGCTGTTACCGGTTTGGtcatccttgccttccccACCATGTACGACAACTTGGGTGATCAATGGGCCACCTCGTAAGCTGTATCTTGTAGATATGTATGAAGCCACTGAGTGTACTAACTAGCAAGTAGACTCTGCGCATTTTTGGGTTTGGTGTTGACTCCAGTTCCGTTTGTATTTTACTTTGTCGGTGAGTTGAGCTATCGCAGGAAACTGCAAATGGCTGATTGGTATTTGCTCAGGTCACAAAGTGCGATCGAAATGTAGATTTACTGTCCGCTATTGATACTCTCTACAAAGGCAACTATATATTTCCAGTACTACAACTCAATGGTCTTGATTGAAACTCTCGGTTGAAGAGTAGAATCATAATGTATTCCTACGTATCTATACCGTATACTCATTAAATGTCACTCAGTGTCACTTTTGGGATTTCGAGCCCCGCAGCTTCAGCTTTGGCTAAAACTTTGGTAGCTTGTTTGTACACTGGCGCGTCGATCATGACACCGTCAAGGGTGTACGCTCCTTTGCCCAGCTGATCGTAGTGCTCAAAAGAGAACTTGACTCGTACAGCTTTCAAGATGTCTGTAAAGAGAGTTAGACACGAGGAATTCACTCTTGAAAGATATAGCTGACCTTTTTCGCTTGGCGCAAATGAGCTATGGATTATATCAATCTGCTCAGGATGGATAGCTTGCtggatggaagattgtTGTCAATTATTGAGCCTTCAATAGTTGAAACAGCTACTTCACCTTGCCATCGAAACCTagcctccttccttcttcagatTCCTCCCTCAAAACTTCTTTATCCTTGTAGTTAACACAAACCAAATCAATAGCCTGAAGGCCAAATGCTTTGGCTGTTGTAACTAGCCTTGATCGAGGGTACAGCAACTCTTGCCTGCTTAACGTGCGAGTCAAACCCACATCGGCACAGTCTGACTGACGTCAATAGATTGCCACAGTAAATTTACGATCAATCTTACAGTCTTCTGCTGCAAACTAGAGCTCTATCAGCATGCCCGTTCAGGAAATACCAACGAAACTTACCAATAAAGCATCAAGATGCCCGTTCCCGCTAGCAGCAATGGCTTCGATAGCCACCATGGCCTGGGCATTCTCAATCATGGCGATAATTTTGATTGCTTCCGGTTGACCTGATCGCTTATGCGGAGGGGCAAGGGCGTTGATGCGAGATATCACGTATTCGATATGTTCAGGTGAGTTGGTCTTGGGTAATGCGATTGCTTGCACGTGCCTTGTACGAAGCTGTACAATGCGATGGATAAACGGACAAACATGATATGATGGACTATTTAATACTCACCACATGGtccaaatcatcattttcataGCCGGTGCCGATGGCATTGATTCGTGCGACAACTTCTCCCTTTGGCCTTCTTTCGCCCTTATCACAGCCCAGAAGTTAGCGTCCTCAGCTTGAATCGACAGTGTTCCTCACACCCTGGAACTTAAGGTAAAAGTGAGATGCCAATGCTTACATCCAGCAACTCTGCGACCAAACGTCGAGCATCTGCTTTTTTACCTGGGCTCACAGAATCTTCCAAATCATAGGCGACCGAGTCTGCCGGACTGGATAAAGACTTCTCCAACATGCGAGGGTTGGACCCAGGTACTATAATATCCGGTGAGTACAAGCACAAGCCTCTGAATTTGCATACCGTAGAGCATAGCTCGCCGTGACACTGGCAGCTTAGCTGGCGCTGTTGATATAGGCCGGTAGAGGAAGGTGGGAAGGCTGGAGAGCCGTATAGACTCAAGAGATACTCGGCAGAACATTGCTGAGGTGTTAATTCAGTAGCCGTATGCTTATATTGTTCACCTTTTGACTGTGTGTCGACAAAGCATCTGTTGTATAAACCATCTACTCTTTCAAAGGCTGTCTTCGTTATCTCCCACCTCAGTAGCTGCGTAGTTCCGGTAATATCAGTCACGTGACCTGATGATCTTTTTTATATCGGGATCGCTACCAGCCGAATTTTAGCAAATCAGCAGTCGGTCGTTCGTTGGCTGTGTTGTCTTCCGTTCTTTTGTTTTAGAAACCCATTCCCTTATAATTGCCCCTGCGTGAGGCCAACTTGTATCCACAGCGATTGTATACACTGTATACCATGGCACCCACTCAACAAAAGTATCCATTCTGGTAtgtcctttccttctccaaacTTTTGGCCCAGAAATTCGACTTAGTTTATCTCGGCCATTGTTTTTTATATAGCGGCGGGACTGGCAGCTAACGCGACATGCTTTACAGGTTAGGAGGTGAGAATCCAATACTGAGCCACAAATGATCACAGGTAACAATACTGATCTATTTATGCTCTACGCTGCCACCTCAAATCTGTATCATCCTGCAAACGGAAATGCCGTCCATTTTTTCACCTCGGTCAAATCCGACGAGCAGGTGCAGCCGCGTCCAGTGAGTTATTGCAGGTTTAATCCTGGACAACGCCATGCTCATACGAGAATGTGTAGTGGCTGCATGCTGTACGCATCCTCTGGATGTGATGAGAGTGTGAGTGATCTCTTTCGTGAGAGTCACCGAAAAGTGGGAGCTGCGAATGAGGGACAATACGGGGGCTAACCGAGATCCTATTGGATTTGGACAGGCGAATGCAAACTTCAACCACAAAAACCACTTTTGTCCACGCTGTGAGGACTGTACTCACGCATGTTGGTGAGTTAATAAATATGCATAAATATGCATAATTGAAAGCGTTAAAGCTGACCACTTCCTTAGGTGTGCGAGGATTATATACTGGTTTGACCGCTTCGGTGTTCAGGCAGATGACTTACAGTGTCACAAGACTTGGTGTCTACGACGTTATGAAGAATACGATGTCAAATAATGGAGTAAAGAAGTTAAGAACGGGAGATATGGTCATTTGTGCGAGTGTGGCTGGTGCTCTCGGTGGCGTTGCTGGAAATCCGGCGGATATCATCCTTGTCAGGTATGTCGTCCTGCGTTCAAACCAAGCGGCTTTTGCTGATAAACCGCTTTCTCGTCGCAGAATGGTCGCCGACCCTACAAAACCTGTCGATCACCAGGTGCATTACAAAAATGCTGTTCACGGCGTCTATAAGATGGTGAGCAATGAAGGTGTTGCCTCTCTTGCTCGCGGTCTTGCTCCAAATATTGTGCGtcttttttgattttgtcTACGAGTGTCTAACAATCCACACTGCAGATCCGAGCCATCCTCATGAACGCATCACAACTTGTTTCTTATGATTTCTTCAAGGACCACATTCTCGCCGCAAACCTCATGGAGAACGGCATGCCTCTTCACtttgtctcttctgccttgTCTGGTACCGTTGCTACCACTATCTGTGCACCTGCGGATGTGGTGAAGAGCCGAATTATGAACATGAAGGCTGGAGCTGGTGGCCATGGACCTGTCGGCTTGTTGTTGGAGAGCTTGACGCACGAGGGACCAAGATTCTTGTTCAAGGGCTGGCTTCCTGCTTGGAGTGggtcttctttcttttcaaaacACTGATTACACAACCGAACGCTTCACTAACATGACTGTAGTCCGGCTTACCCCCAATACCATCTGCATGTTCGTCTTCCTCGAACAACTCCGTAACGCCGTCGACCTTTTTAGAAATTCGTCTGCCAGGTCCCAACCTGCTGCGCAGATTGCCTAGACATACCAGAATCAAAATACTTCGTGGCTCTCGTCATTTTTATAGAGCATAGAATCTTTATCATCGGCCTCTCAGTCTTTGATAGGAGATGTAAAATTAGTAATGTTTTTAATGCGATTGAGGGCTGTCGCAGTGCTAAGCGGTGCTGCATCGTTCATTTTTTTGCATGCCTATGTCTACTGATATGACTCGCTCTAGATATGCCTTTTCCATCAAACAATTAGATATCCTAAAGAAAGCAGATCAGATGAAAAGCCATTCTCTGACCGCAGATCTTCCGTCATTACGTCTTTCAAATAATGACCTTGTCTGATAAACCGAGTATCCAAGTACTCGAGTTGCTTGTCCCGTTGCGTCTGGCTGTCCAACATTGCTTGCTGAAAAGTACGGCCTGAGCCGCCGGGCATCAACCACGATTTATCTGTGTCAGCTTTGATGCGCGGTGTATCATCTCTCCAGCCTCTAGGATCAACTACAATGGGACTTGTGCTTGCAGGATCGTATGGGGCGGCGACGAAATTTTCGAAACTGAAGTTTTCACCGAAGAAGCTTGTTGTTGAAGGGTGCTTATCAAAGTCAAATTGCTCCGATGTGGAAGttaaagaagagggtgaaaGCGTATGTATATGCTGGGAGAGGCCTTGTCCGCTATTTGTTGCTTTGGCGCGGCATTGAAGTGTAAGATCCCACTTGTCGACCTAAACCCACCATTCTTAAGGCTACCATCGTCCTCCGTATTCCCGGCCCATGTGATCTCAGTGCTTGCCAAAGTGTCTGTAAACTGTCCCATTACCTCGGAGATCTGATCAGATGAGGCAGAGTATTCCAAGTCAGACTCTTTGTTCCAATTCTCAGGCTGTCGCTTCCCAAGTTGACTTTCGTTACCGGCCAAATTCAAAGATGACGTTTCTCCGGTATCCGTTCTCCTTAGTGCCCTCTTGCGGTGGAACAGAGCAGAGTTACAAGTGGACAAAACATCTTTTATATAGGTAGCGGGCTTTGAAGATCTGAGCCTACTCGTTGTTATATCTTTCGAGAAAACATGGTTCAGCTTCCTGCACAGCCGAGAACTAGAAAAAGAGAACTTCGAGTTGGCAGAGGAAGTATATGGAGGCTGGTACACGAAattgtcttcatcatcaatttGAAGATTCAATTGACGATCCTTCGATTCCCAGGCGCCATTGACGGAGAAATTTACCTCCATATCATTTTCCCTGGACATTTTGGCACGACTTGAGACTGTCACCTGTGGGGGCGACTTGAAACGGCCGATGCTCGCTTCTGAATGGGAAAGAGACAGTGCGGTATCGCTATTTTTTCGGGTCCCTAGACTTCTCCATAGCCCTGAGGTCCCACCATCGCATAGGTAAGGCGAGATAATTCCTGTGCCGAGAGAGCCTTCCATGCCTGCGCGTTTTCTTTCAGCTTCGCGTTCGCCTtcatactcttcttcgataTCTTCCAAAGGATCCGACCATGTGTGACTTTTACCGCTTGACGCAACAGAGATGAGAGGTTGTACCGCTGGCCTCCAAATGGGAGCCTCTTGTTCCACATCAATGGCTGGCAGGCGCCACACAGGAGTCATTTTTATTGCATTTGCTGTGCATACGGCgccctcctcttcgctGTCGGTCAAGGCGTCGCTCAGACACAGATGCCATTGATTATACTGATTATCTCCGAACGGAAGATTTGAAGGAAAGTTAAATGTTGCTTGATAAtggtcttcctcctcttcattggTGGCGATCGATTCTGAGAAACTCGACACCGACCTATTTCCGATTGAAGAATGTTCACAATCACTTTCAATGATACTGGGGCTTGAGTGCCGTCCTTCTTGGAGTTGGGATAGTAAATTCGTATTCCCAAGGGTCTGTTTGGTTGTTTGATCAAGGTCTTCCAGAGATGAAATCGCTGACAAACTGCTGCTCTGGGAGCATCTTTCAGACCGGAAGTCATCATAAAAATCTGGATCAGAGGACTGTGGCTCCCAAGAGCTTGAGGGACTCGAGAGCATACCGGTTAGCCGCTTACGCAATATCGAATTCAAGCTCGAAGAGCTGCGTGAGGAGCCGAGGGTGGGCATCATATGCTTGTGCTGAAGATCTGGCAGTTAGTCGTCTATTGAGTGCCTTTGTGGAGAGATGAATGGTAATAAGGAATTGATATGGATGGCAAAAGTGCTGCATATACAGGAGCATGTCGGGTgtgggaatgggatgaaAGGATATACGCCTCGAGTGAAGTCATCGTAGTATTGGGATGGTCTTG
Coding sequences within:
- a CDS encoding solute carrier family 25 (mitochondrial dicarboxylate transporter) member 10, with amino-acid sequence MAPTQQKYPFWLGGAAASMAACCTHPLDVMRVRMQTSTTKTTFVHAVRTVLTHVGVRGLYTGLTASVFRQMTYSVTRLGVYDVMKNTMSNNGVKKLRTGDMVICASVAGALGGVAGNPADIILVRMVADPTKPVDHQVHYKNAVHGVYKMVSNEGVASLARGLAPNIIRAILMNASQLVSYDFFKDHILAANLMENGMPLHFVSSALSGTVATTICAPADVVKSRIMNMKAGAGGHGPVGLLLESLTHEGPRFLFKGWLPAWIRLTPNTICMFVFLEQLRNAVDLFRNSSARSQPAAQIA
- a CDS encoding MFS multidrug transporter → MEAYFQYRAFTPSSKPAHQAPIIEGKEEEALETPVSPLIFVTFDENDPRNPQNWSKAYKTFVIGLLAFLTLSLTFASSVSSAAERGMMEEFGCSQVAATAATSMFLIGMGVGAMPMAPLSELYGRLPVYLLTILLATVFEIACAVAPNVPALLILRFIAGVWSTTPLSNSGGSLNDVGDPVLRTIALPLFTTAGFTGPCLGPIIGGFLTENANYGWRWCYWVTAIWNAAAFLLCFFFMPETLAPALLKFKAINYRKATGEHIWRAPIEDESMRNLTIKYLQRPFKMLAIEPVVQFFVAYLLVVYIVLYGYFDAYPLIFGQHGISGGKGGLMFVPVIIGFLILLGINFVHFERYKGLAEDAKRGIERRGIHEGRVEPEERLVPLMGCAVFFPVGMFWFAWTSGLQFNFWVPMMSGLIFGIGLLSIFQGATQYMIDAYGPTAASALAGSTLVRYAVTGLVILAFPTMYDNLGDQWATSLCAFLGLVLTPVPFVFYFVGHKVRSKCRFTVRY
- a CDS encoding citrate lyase subunit beta-like protein, which produces MFCRVSLESIRLSSLPTFLYRPISTAPAKLPVSRRAMLYVPGSNPRMLEKSLSSPADSVAYDLEDSVSPGKKADARRLVAELLDGERRPKGEVVARINAIGTGYENDDLDHVLRTRHVQAIALPKTNSPEHIEYVISRINALAPPHKRSGQPEAIKIIAMIENAQAMVAIEAIAASGNGHLDALLFAAEDYCADVGLTRTLSRQELLYPRSRLVTTAKAFGLQAIDLVCVNYKDKEVLREESEEGRRLGFDGKQAIHPEQIDIIHSSFAPSEKDILKAVRVKFSFEHYDQLGKGAYTLDGVMIDAPVYKQATKVLAKAEAAGLEIPKVTLSDI